The genomic interval ACGCGCACAGTAAGATCTCCGGCGTCAAGACAAAGGTAAGACTAACAAGTCAATCGTCGTATTAACTGgttaaaaatctttaaacttaaacttatttacaaaaaaacaaagtcaaGTTGGTTCATGAATGTTTCTTTATTAACACAGGGAAGTGCATCTTTATGATCTTCGTCACCATGGCGACCCATCAATATCTGCAAACCTACATTGCCAACTCTCATCCAGAgaaatacaatcattattttttaatatgtacattAATATAATGCTGTGTAGTTGAATAAATTGTTACAAGGCACGTCCTGTTACTTTGTTGCATTTGCTTTGTAGTTTGAGAGCtaacacagaaaaaaatctgtgcaTCTGTGTCACATATGTTActctggaccataaaaccagtcataaaggtcaactGTGagaaattgagattcatacatcatctgaaaaccgaataaataagctttccattgatgtatattttgttaggataggacacaAATCTGGAATTTAAAaaagtctggaatctgagggtgcaaaaaaaaaaaaaacgtacaaaaaattgaaaattacctttaaacttgtccagatgaaattcttagcaatgcatattacttatcaaaaattaagtttggatatatttattgtaggaaatttacaaaatatcttcatggaacatgatctttacttaatatcctattgatttttgccattaaaaaaaaaaatctataattttgacccattcaatgtatttttggctattgctacaaatatacccatgctacttaggACTgtttttgtagtccagggtcacgtatgtACTGTGAGTGTATTAGCTGAATgacaatttttaagtttttatttttgtagaagGATGATCAGATCTGTAAAAGACTGTTAAAGTAAAGTTAAATTGAAatcttaaaacaaacaattaacagTTTATACTTTTTAGTCGTACGCATACAGTTccacacaaacttttattcacTGGAAAGCACAGATTCAGTGTCCCTCTTCACAGCCCAGTTCTCTCAGCAGTGACACCATACTAGTTTTtcttattattcaaaatattttggaaGAAGCCCCTTTGGGGGCatgaaaaacagctaaaaatacatGACAGATTTGTGGTCCCATTTTCATCAGAGTCAGAGACTGCTGACCGTTCACAGTAATTACTATGGTAAACATCATTCACCTTGGAATGCACTGCAGCAAAACCAATATAAATTGCACAATAATTGTAAGTAGCTCAAACATTAGAGTATAGGGCTAGCAATGCCAAGGTTTGATTccttgaatgcaatgtaagtcGCTTTAGAtaatctgccaaatgcataaaatcaTATGTAAAGAACATGACCATAGCCATGCTAGATTATCataataatttcatataaaGTGTTTCTAAAGATcttcaagtaaaataaatactcATGACGTGTTTATCCATTCCTAAGGTGGAAATGTTATAAGGCGATAGAATGCATGAGTTTGTGTCCATATTTAGCTTTTTGCTTTGATATCTATATCCTCGTCTCTCAGTTTCTTCCGCACTGCATCTTCAAGTTCTAATAACTTGACATAGAGggcctctgaaatgttttcatcaatatccatctgaaaacacaaaaaccAGTTCAATTATTAAGATCAACAGCTAAGAAACATTAAAGTCTGTGCATTCTTTTGCAGAATTAACCACAATCACAAAGCATATAAACCCTATAGACTATAATTTGCTATATAAAATGGGATTTTGTAAAGAATTGAAATTCTGAGACTAAAATAGGCATAAAATAGATAAGTGAGGGAACCTGATTGTCAGTTCTGACCTTGTGTGGCTGGGTGTAGTTGTTTCCAAGCCCAGAGGTCAAACTGTGGTATTTGGCCATCGGGTCCAGTGACTCAGGTTTCTGCATGAACAGCCAAAACTGTGTAATAAAAAACAAGGGACAAGGAGAAAGCAATGAGGCCTAGACAACTGTGAATAACTGAGTCATTTCTCCAACTGAAATGCAACACTAGGCTTCAAAAACAATTAGAATCAAAGTGGTTTCACATCTTGACTTCATTTTTCCATTCCTCGTAGTATGAAACATTTTCCGTTTCACTGTCATACAATTCAGTAGTGGTATGAAGtgattcattacattttaataatttttatggttaaaggattagttcatttccagaataaaaaattcctgataatttattcacccctgtgtcatccaagatgttcatgtctttctttcttcagtcaaaaagaaattaatgtttttgaggaaaacattccatatagtggacttcaatgggagacaatgggttgaaggttcaaattgcagtttcaaagcatcttcaaagggctctacacgattccCAGCTggggaataaggatcttatcttgTGAAAagttcagtcattttctaaaaaatatacacatttttatactttttaaccacaaatgctcttcTCGCACTAGCTTTGCAAAGCACATGCACgtcttcacacattacgtaatcatgttagaaaagtTAATGTGCGGTtcgttcttcatctgtgtacttcggttaaaaaaggcagggtagggtgaaaaactccaacttcaaaatcatccgaaatcgttgttttactttttttgtaaggagtgtttgacttacttcgttcgtttgtaaacactgggtcgagctactgcaagatgagcatttgtggttaaaaagtatataaatgtttttttgtttttagaaaattacctatctttttgctagataagacccttgttccttggctgggatcatgttgAGCCCACtaaagctgcaatgaaactgcaatttggaccttcaacctattgaagtccactatatggagaaaaatcctgaaatgtttccctcaaaaaccttaatttcttttcgattcaagaaagaaagacatgagaatcttggatgacatggaggtaaATTCTCAGTAAAGTTTTATTCTGAAAGCgaacttttcttttaaacttaATAAAGTTATAAAGGTTGGTTGTGGGGATGGTACTTACCAAAGCCTCTGCTCCATTGTAAGGTGATAGGGTGAAAGTGTTGGTGAATATCCTTATCTGATGACATATGACAGTACATTAACACAGTGTAAAATTTGTGTGACTTTCCTGTTATTGtgttgataaataaaaagtaaagtaaactgAGCACCTACAAGCCACATTATTGGCATGATAATAGTCCAGAAGAATGATGGTAGAATGCCATAGGTGAGGTTAGTCATGACTAGACCAGGACAGATCACTGTTGAGTACAAACCCTGTGAACAGATCACTAGTATTCATTACTAATGCACAACTATGATAATCATAAACAATTACGGTATAAAACATATCATGTAATAAACCATTTTCTGTAGGGGAACCATGAACTTACCTGGTTGTTGTAGTGTCGGTTTAGGGCTAAGCTAAGTAGATCAGATGCATATTTGGAGGAGCTGTAGGGCTCACGGCCTTTCTGATGCTGTATGTCATCTAGACTAAAAGCGGATCGCCGGGCATTACTGGAGGATGTCCAGATCACTAGAGAATTGTGGTCCATCTGACACAATAAGGGCTCCAGTTCCTTCACCTGTGACAGAAACAAAAGATGCAGTTAGATCAGGGATTGtactgcttaaaggagaagtccacttccaaaacaaagatttacataatatactcacccccttgtcatctaagatgttcatgtctttctttcttcggtcgtaaagaaattgtgttttttgaggaaaacatttcattttctccatataatggactgctatggtgccttgagtttgaacttcaaaaatacagtttaaatgcggcttcaaacgatcccaaatgcagttgtaaaagatcccagctgaggaagaagggtcttatctagcgaattatttattttcattttaaaaaaattggaatcgtttgaagccgcatttaaactgcatttttcagggagtttaaactcggggcaccgtatcagtccattatatggagaaaaatcctgaaatgtttaacctaaaaaaacatcatttctttgcgacttaagaaagaaagacatgaacatcttggatgacaaggggggtgagtacattatctgtaaattgttgttctggaagtggacttctcctttgaaGTGCTAAAcagaattacaaaaacattgttttcatcTTCCACTGTTTGGCCACACTGTAAATCCTGTCCTAATCTTTCACCATTAGTTGAGACATAAACAAGAAccattcataaataataataaaaaaaactaccattcaaaatgtTGGGATtgataagattttttatgtttttgaaagaagtctcttatgctcaccaaggctgcatttatttaataaaaaattacatttatattaacgtaatttaaaatgtaattttaatagcaATGTAATatctatttaattaaaactagctaaaaacatgctaaaacgcattatttttttcccaaaataatatattattataatatattattatattatactgtattttattttaattttatatatgtgtgtgtgtatatttaccaaaaaaattgaaaaaaaatgtttttttggaaaatacacacacacacacgcacacacgcacatataaaattatatatatagaattttagTATGTGGGGTTGAGAGAAACAGAGGGCAACCTGACTAGAAATACAAGCCTGTTCCTCCTCTCTCGGTGCCGTCCCAGCAGAAAATCGATATGTCTTGTCTGGCCTTCGAGGACATGGAGTGTCATATCTACTGCAACTTTAATGCCTGAGCCACTTGAGCCACAAAAACAAGACTGTATAAAGAAGCACGAGGAAAGAATGCTGCTGCCCGTCTTCCAGCACTGATGACCAGATGCCTTAGTGCAAATGAATGAGCTTCTCCAATTAGCAGACAGCAACACTTTACAAAGAAGCACAGGGCTGCAATTTGAGGACTCAAAATAACTTAAGCACTAGAGACTTACGGATGAATTATTGATCGGGACAGCTGCCAGGAGAACAAGTTGTTGACATCAGTGAAATGAATCCTGTGGCATTTATGCGTGAAATATTGTTGTGGGGGAACTTTTTGAGGAAGACGATTTGTTACATCATGGAAATGCAACATGGAAACTATGTTacagaaatactgtaaaaatgtgaaatgttctACCACAgccatgctaaaaaaaaaaacactaatggtgaaaaaaacactacttttgtctatattttttattaagttttgtttattttttatgtgtggTCATAGAAACACACTCATTTCTAATCCATCAACTTACCAGAAGGAAATGACCAAAAAGATTAGTGGCAAACACCTCCTGCAAACCACTGGGTGTGACCTTATCTTCTTGGGTCAGAAGACCCTCCCCCGTGGCAAACATGTGAACCACATTACTGATAGAAAAACATATAACAATGGATTATTATCAAATCAGTATATAGCAGGGTCTGAAAATAACAAGGGCTTGTAGgccacaaaaatgaacaaaaatgccccataaattcaagaAAAGGGGGTAAAAAATGCCCCagctcaattaaaaaaatgtattacatctgtcatgattaaaatgcagtgtgAAAATGAAGGAAAAGGGCCAATTCgacaaattacatttagattcgcTCTCACTGCATCAGAGTGCTTTTACACTCTGTTTTGTCCAGCGTTGAGCTTTACAACCAATCAAACGCATTCCTGTTGAATTTAGGAATGCACTGGCCATTGGATTATAATAGGACTTTTTGCATAACGTGCGCTAGACTAGATCAATGTCATGGATTGGCATGTCTGTGAAGCAAGAAGGTGACATgttcaaaatgcaaatataaaacaaaaatgttcttatattgttttctatattgatattaataatcattattacaatctaaagagcaataatctacactaatgatttttgtcacagtattgcagccctatgagctcctgttttttataatttagattagacaattttaaacagtctattgttattaacaccagtttacaatattaattaaaGTAACTGGGTAAATTTAAGTACTTGGCATTAATCAATCAATTCCAAAAATCAATTCCAGGGGCCAAATATTTGCctcttaatgaaaaaaaaaaatttcttacCCTGGTATATGCTATActacactttatatatatatatatatatatatatatatatattacaaacttgcaaaaatgcatgctataaaaaagtataatattgAATCACTGGTTGATGCATGATGGATGCATTACATTAACCAAAAATTGCTTACAATCTAGTTATGAATTTTACATGCATAAACGAAATTTGCATAGTATGCAGAGTTTGTATactgtattgtattattatgttgaagtGTAATACATAAAATGACGGTAATATCTACAGtaatatttacagttgaggAATGTAATGTTGGGGCACAAACTTGCTTtacagaatatatttaaaaactataaactactgttcaaaggttttgGGACCGTAagaatttttaatatgttttatcgGAAAGTCCCCCTGCAGTCAAAATTTTTATCCCTTAAAACTGATCTTTGATCTTCAAAATGatatattcaaatgtttttttcttggaaaataaatgtatcatgccgtaaaacagcttgaatgtaactctTCTCCCCCTGCCTCAtttactatatgtgaccctggaccacaaaaccagtcttaagtcgctggggtatatttgtagcaatagccaaaaatacattgtatgggtcaaaatgatagatttttcttttatgccaaaaatcattaggaaattaagtaaagatcatgttccatgaagatattttgtaaatttcctactgtaaatatatcaaaacttaatttttgattagtaatatgcattgcaaagaacttaatttggaaaactttaaaggccattttctcaatattttgaattttttgcaccctcagattccatatactgaaatagttgtatctcggccaaatactgtcctatcataacaaaccatacatcgatggaaagcttgtttattcagcttttagatgatgtataaagctcaattttgaaaaatcgacacttatgactggttttgtggtccagggt from Labeo rohita strain BAU-BD-2019 chromosome 6, IGBB_LRoh.1.0, whole genome shotgun sequence carries:
- the hsd17b7 gene encoding 3-keto-steroid reductase isoform X2; this translates as MQRAEAARQALLVSHPQAQVTLLHLDVGNMRSVLRAAEEFKQKYNRLDYLYLNAGIMPNPRVDHKAFYKGLFSSNVVHMFATGEGLLTQEDKVTPSGLQEVFATNLFGHFLLVKELEPLLCQMDHNSLVIWTSSSNARRSAFSLDDIQHQKGREPYSSSKYASDLLSLALNRHYNNQGLYSTVICPGLVMTNLTYGILPSFFWTIIMPIMWLIRIFTNTFTLSPYNGAEALFWLFMQKPESLDPMAKYHSLTSGLGNNYTQPHKMDIDENISEALYVKLLELEDAVRKKLRDEDIDIKAKS
- the hsd17b7 gene encoding 3-keto-steroid reductase isoform X1, with product MMKKVVLITGANSGIGLALCERLLSQDAHLQLCLACRNMQRAEAARQALLVSHPQAQVTLLHLDVGNMRSVLRAAEEFKQKYNRLDYLYLNAGIMPNPRVDHKAFYKGLFSSNVVHMFATGEGLLTQEDKVTPSGLQEVFATNLFGHFLLVKELEPLLCQMDHNSLVIWTSSSNARRSAFSLDDIQHQKGREPYSSSKYASDLLSLALNRHYNNQGLYSTVICPGLVMTNLTYGILPSFFWTIIMPIMWLIRIFTNTFTLSPYNGAEALFWLFMQKPESLDPMAKYHSLTSGLGNNYTQPHKMDIDENISEALYVKLLELEDAVRKKLRDEDIDIKAKS